One window of Mediterraneibacter butyricigenes genomic DNA carries:
- a CDS encoding TIGR03905 family TSCPD domain-containing protein, protein MEYTPKGVCSQKITFEIEDNKVKSVRFYGGCSGNTQGVARLVEGMDVDDAISRMEGIKCGFKSTSCPDQLAQALKEAAGK, encoded by the coding sequence ATGGAATACACTCCAAAAGGCGTCTGTTCACAGAAGATCACCTTTGAGATCGAAGATAACAAAGTGAAATCTGTTCGGTTCTATGGCGGATGCAGCGGAAATACACAGGGAGTTGCAAGACTGGTAGAAGGCATGGATGTAGACGATGCCATCTCCCGTATGGAAGGCATCAAATGCGGATTCAAATCCACATCATGTCCGGATCAGCTTGCACAGGCACTGAAAGAAGCAGCCGGGAAATAA